A stretch of the Thiomicrorhabdus indica genome encodes the following:
- a CDS encoding RNA polymerase sigma factor FliA — MTRANVYAQVQKQSNESALKNVEDYLPLVKRIAYHLKGRLPDSVMVDDLIQSGIIGLMEAMANFSGDQGASFETYAGIRIRGAMLDEIRKGDWTPRSVHRKSREVSEAIHQVEIRMGREARDDEVAKEMGISLSEYHKILQDTSGAQLLSIDQPDHEELSEDRMVSGSATPLQQLADTDFQSQLAHEIDNLPEKEKLVMALYYDEELNLKEIGQVLEVSESRVSQIHSQAVKRIRSRMSEWI, encoded by the coding sequence ATGACTAGGGCAAATGTATACGCGCAAGTTCAAAAACAAAGCAATGAATCGGCTTTGAAAAACGTGGAAGATTATTTGCCTTTGGTTAAACGAATTGCTTATCACCTAAAAGGCCGTCTACCGGATAGCGTGATGGTTGATGATTTAATTCAATCGGGCATTATCGGCTTAATGGAAGCGATGGCGAACTTCAGTGGAGATCAAGGTGCGAGCTTTGAAACCTATGCTGGAATTCGTATTCGTGGTGCTATGTTGGATGAAATTCGAAAAGGTGATTGGACACCTCGTTCGGTTCACCGTAAATCTCGAGAAGTAAGTGAAGCGATTCATCAGGTTGAAATTCGTATGGGGCGAGAAGCTCGTGACGATGAAGTGGCTAAGGAAATGGGTATTTCATTGAGCGAATACCATAAGATTCTTCAAGACACGAGTGGTGCTCAGTTGTTATCGATTGATCAGCCAGACCATGAGGAATTGTCAGAAGATCGTATGGTTAGTGGTTCAGCTACGCCGCTTCAACAGTTAGCCGATACGGACTTTCAATCGCAACTAGCGCATGAAATTGACAATCTACCCGAAAAAGAAAAACTGGTCATGGCGCTTTACTATGACGAAGAGTTAAATTTAAAAGAAATTGGACAGGTGTTAGAGGTAAGTGAATCTCGAGTCAGTCAAATTCATTCCCAAGCGGTCAAGCGAATTCGTTCGCGGATGTCTGAGTGGATTTAA
- a CDS encoding MinD/ParA family protein, which produces MLNDQAASLRAMQKQAGEKPPAGETSQKSAKPTSGKPIRVISVASGKGGVGKTNVSVNIGTALSKLGNRVMLMDADMGLANVDIMLGLQTQYNLSHVLDGQKTLKEVIVEGPAGLKIIPAASGVKRMAQLNAMENAGIINAFSELSNEIDVLMIDTAAGIADSVVSFCRASQEVIVVVTDEPASITDAYALIKVLSRDYGVSRFRLLANMVGSKKEGRMLYEKMASVTEKFLNVTLDYMGAVPYDRALKQAVQRQKPVVITSPNSEAAESFYAMAQEVNRWPIPQNMTGYIQFFVENLFQGQ; this is translated from the coding sequence ATGCTCAATGATCAGGCGGCAAGCTTGCGAGCGATGCAAAAGCAAGCAGGTGAAAAACCACCGGCCGGTGAAACCTCTCAAAAGTCTGCAAAACCTACTTCTGGAAAACCGATTCGTGTGATTTCGGTCGCCAGTGGTAAAGGTGGTGTGGGCAAAACCAATGTTTCGGTGAATATTGGAACGGCGCTCAGTAAACTTGGCAATCGTGTCATGTTGATGGATGCAGATATGGGGTTGGCAAATGTTGATATTATGTTGGGTTTACAGACCCAGTATAATTTGTCGCATGTTTTAGATGGGCAAAAGACCTTGAAAGAGGTGATTGTCGAAGGACCGGCCGGTTTAAAAATTATCCCAGCAGCTTCAGGTGTCAAACGAATGGCGCAGCTTAATGCTATGGAAAATGCTGGAATCATCAACGCTTTCAGCGAATTGTCGAATGAAATTGATGTGTTGATGATTGACACGGCAGCTGGTATTGCAGATAGTGTGGTGAGTTTTTGTCGCGCATCTCAAGAAGTGATTGTTGTGGTTACTGACGAGCCTGCATCTATAACGGATGCCTATGCTTTGATTAAGGTTTTGAGTCGGGATTACGGTGTAAGCCGTTTTCGATTGTTAGCAAATATGGTTGGCTCAAAAAAAGAAGGGCGCATGCTGTATGAAAAGATGGCAAGTGTCACTGAAAAATTTTTGAATGTTACTTTAGATTATATGGGCGCTGTGCCTTATGATAGAGCGCTAAAACAAGCTGTACAGCGACAAAAACCAGTAGTAATTACCAGTCCTAATAGTGAAGCTGCGGAATCCTTTTATGCGATGGCACAAGAAGTGAATCGTTGGCCGATACCGCAGAATATGACTGGCTATATTCAATTTTTTGTTGAAAATCTGTTTCAAGGACAATAA
- a CDS encoding protein phosphatase CheZ — MGLSANINREAVEQLLQAIDSGDQARSSELLDELTQLREQELYQKLSQITDNLHQTLDDLGDDSLMMQTKYDLPDASERLQYVMDATLEASEKSLANAEQIQNLLDNLPDETLTQEQQEALKLAHDNATQIILAQSFQDLTGQVLKRVMLILGSLENSLIDLIQQSGHDYDAIPQRKKSNEDLEHGIGPNVTKSSKQDAVSSQDDVDDLLDSLGI, encoded by the coding sequence ATGGGGTTATCGGCAAATATCAATCGAGAGGCTGTTGAGCAGTTATTGCAGGCTATTGATTCTGGAGATCAGGCAAGAAGCTCAGAATTACTGGATGAGTTAACGCAGTTGCGTGAACAAGAGCTGTATCAAAAATTAAGTCAAATCACTGATAATTTGCATCAAACCCTTGATGATTTGGGAGACGATTCACTCATGATGCAGACCAAATATGATTTGCCTGATGCATCTGAGCGCTTGCAGTACGTTATGGATGCAACGCTTGAAGCGAGTGAGAAATCTCTCGCTAACGCTGAACAAATCCAAAATCTCTTAGATAACTTACCTGATGAAACTTTGACACAAGAGCAGCAAGAGGCTTTGAAATTAGCGCACGATAATGCAACACAAATTATCTTAGCTCAGTCATTCCAAGACTTAACGGGACAGGTGCTTAAACGAGTAATGTTGATTTTAGGCTCTCTGGAAAATAGCCTAATCGATTTAATTCAGCAATCTGGGCATGATTATGATGCTATCCCTCAAAGAAAAAAGTCCAATGAAGATTTGGAGCATGGAATTGGCCCAAATGTGACTAAATCATCTAAACAAGATGCCGTTTCATCGCAAGATGATGTGGATGACTTATTAGATTCCTTAGGTATTTAA
- a CDS encoding chemotaxis response regulator CheY, producing MQINRDMNILVVDDFSTMRRIVKNLLKELGFSKFDEADDGATAWPMVQTGKYDFIVSDWNMPEMTGIDLLRNVRKDPNLKDTPFLLITAEAKRSQILEAAQAGVDGYIVKPFTAATLNEKIQKIFERVAERQKAN from the coding sequence ATGCAGATTAATCGTGATATGAATATTTTGGTGGTTGATGATTTCTCAACTATGCGCCGAATTGTTAAAAACTTACTCAAAGAGCTTGGGTTTAGTAAATTTGATGAAGCAGATGACGGTGCAACAGCTTGGCCAATGGTTCAGACTGGAAAATATGATTTCATTGTCAGCGATTGGAATATGCCAGAAATGACAGGGATTGATTTGCTGCGCAATGTCCGTAAAGATCCAAACCTTAAAGATACGCCATTTCTTTTGATTACGGCAGAAGCAAAACGTTCTCAAATTCTAGAAGCGGCTCAAGCAGGTGTAGATGGATATATTGTGAAACCTTTCACAGCAGCGACATTAAATGAAAAAATTCAAAAGATTTTCGAGCGTGTTGCTGAGCGTCAAAAAGCCAACTAA